DNA from Diabrotica virgifera virgifera chromosome 10, PGI_DIABVI_V3a:
ACGAGTAAAGATGATGTTATTTACAtaaagagtattggagaatctaaaaattgtgctaaactcccaatttcaccagtgacgtagaatttgggaagggtcaaccattttcTGTCcgctgtcgtacgcctctggtaatagcagAAAACTTGTGTTTACCATAATTTCATAGTGTGtatagtacttacactttctaccaagtatgaaaaggatacgtcgaatagttttaaaatactgagcaaaaatatttttttaatttttaaataaaacaccttgtaactcaataaggagtcatattttatttaagcgattttggttatatcttaatattttgaggtctagaatctacaactcagaaattggacattcttaataaaaccccctctataagcaaaactatatcttttactataagaaaaaaaaaaagaagaagaaaaaacgacagaaaatttttgtttattagtgaaaaattcccaacAACCCGATTATCGGAACAtgatttcaaaatgtttaattcccgtgacgttattaaaaaagaacaaattttaaacaaattagaacaattttcaaatgcaattttagaggggagttaaattgaaatttgaatttatcaatacatttatcgaaaacatccataaaaataaaagtaataaggTTTTACACAGATTTATATggaaacaaccgcgtttttgcagttgaaaatatagtaacatttaataaacaaattaaacgagatgttaaatttgtttattaaattataaattaaattaaattataaaaattgtttattaaattataaattatgaaatattttttaaccaatgaTTTTTTGcctaatactggtaacatagtgcagcttctcctattaaataaaataatttttaacgactatttaaaacgcaaataatattttttttgcaaatttgattcttaaattttatatataattatttaaataaatagggggtgaaatttaatttaggtgaaagatttatccttcagctttgtagaaaaaatcctaagaccttcattaaaaggtaaattacctcagcagttaaaaaagtaaatattgtgcaaaaattatcactttctaattatttaaacaatgattccctcatatgatttggatacttttttgaaaatatcttttgtattcacctaaactttgatataaaatttactTCAACCTGTAAGggattatattttattttttttttattttattaggctatcaGTTGAATATCTCTTCTAATATACTTCAAGGTAAAGAAACATATTATCTGGAAAAAGCTATGCAGACCCTAAAAAAGAGTAAAGACCGTTTACAGAACATTTGAGAAGACTACCCAACTATAAGGATAGAAGCTTTCTTCCAAATGGCAAGTAGATACAGTGATTACTAGTAGCCGACAGAGCAAAATGAAAAGGCATTTTGATTAATTAGCAGAGGATCATATATTTTATGATGACTCTTTCAAGATCAAAGTGTCCTATACTCTTTTAGATGTGGTAAATGGTCAGATTGCAGAACGGTTCAATTTTCTGCAGAACGAAGTTGTTACATTTTCATGCATATTTTCTATTGTGCTTTTAAAACTGACAGAGGCTGAAATAATGCAAAGAGCAAACAAGTTTCAAAAGAGGTATGAAAATTAAATTGGCACTTCTCTTCCATTAGAACTAATGTCTCTTCGGGAAGGGTTTAAAACTGAAATATCAACCCTAAAATAGTATATGAAATAGCCTGCATActgattatttatttaaatacactaTCCCCAAGTTATCCTGACATACTGACTGCCCTACTGCTATTTTTGACGTTGCCTGTTTCGGTTGCATCAGgtgaaaaataattttcaatattAAAGCGAATTAAAAGTTATTCAAGGAGTGATATTGGTTAGGAGAGATTAAGCGGCCTTCGATTATTGGCAATCAACTCAGAGGAATCCTGCCCAACTTGACAGGAGGAAAATACTAATACTTGAAAAATCTTTGAACTGTTTACGACATTACAAattgccttaaaactcaccagcttaacaataattttgaaaattttccggGGGAGGAACCAGGAACCCCGGAGCGGTGGGTTTCCTTGCGGGTAAAACACCGGTAGACACCGAAAATGCCTAGAACCGCTCATGGGGGGCCCTTCGTGTTTTTTGCAGGGGGGCCCAAAATTTGTAGATCCGGGCCTGATTGATATACGGAATAGCAATGAGGGAGACACTAATAAAACCAAATACATGCTTTAGGTAGCTGAAATGAATATATTAAAAAGCGTAACAGACAAGACTAAGAACATACCATAAAACAATCGGATACATAAGCGCACAATATGCAAGAAGGAATAAGAGTGGAAAGAGTAAGACAACGTCAATTATATAAGCACGAGAAAAGAATAAAATAAGTTAGACCATAGTTAGACTACTGAGAGTTTTGCTAGACGCAAAGTCAAACACAAACTGTAGTAGCTTGTCTGCTTTCTTATTTCGTTCTCCTATTGCAAACCTACCAATTGTCTTTTTCAGCTGATTTTCTGAGGTTTTTTTGCCTAATTTTGCATGTGTGGAACGAAAAAGGAGATATATCGCTAATATACTCAAAAAGGAACCAGTCAAAATATTGGACGGCTTTAATGCAAAAATAGGCAAAACAACCTCAGAAGATCAGCTGAAAAAACATACATACACAGGTATTTATAGATAGGTATGTATGAAATGCAGGTATTAGATATATAATGACATAGGGAAAAGAAATGAGAGTGACACTAATAAAACTAAATCATGCTTCGAGCAGCCAAAATGAATATATTTATTAAGATGCGTAATAGACAAAATTAGAAGATACCATAAAACAATCAGAGGCATAAGAACATAATATGGGTTGCAAGATGTAACAAGAGACACAACTAGATAATAAGAGAGGAagtagtacatccgtagatagccaaagcggagatgtgggcccagagataaccaaatcagaggttagtcaggcaataaacttttcttcttcttaacgtgccctatcaagtccccttgacgttggcgattaacatggcgaaactgtctctgtctcgagctattctaaataggtgttctgctttctttattcctgtccactcccggatattcttcaaccaataaactctatgaaaaccaatcaATCttctggtccagatgaattacctagcgagctgataaagttggtgttgtgaaaacaacagttatttacattaatttgcttttataaaaatatctctctgtaaatctgttgggacaatctgtattgtgtttaaaatatttaattctctgAAAAACTTGAGTGTAGCGTTGTGTGTTTCATAAAATAGACATCTGCATTTTTATCGTTTCGGGGTAAAAGCAGGTCATTTTGCCAAAGAAGTGTAACATGTGTTTTGCCCTTTTCAGGGCGAATAGTGTAAACTAAACTATCAAAGATAATAGTGCAGAGATTTGAATAGAATTTCAGTAGTCTCTTTCTGCTCTCCGAGTTGAACACTTTGTTCGCTTGTGCGTCTCTCTTCGCCGTAAAAATACTCTCTCCGCAATAATTAATAGATTAAAAAGACTCGTACTCTCTCTCGTTCGCTATTAAGAATATCATTTATCGTTAAGCCGCTTATTTGTTAAATTCgttgttttttttgttaataaatgttttgttcgcCAGATACCCTTATTTATCGCTAATACACAACCCTTTCTATCGTATTAATTAGCACCTTTAAAACCAGACCAAATCAAATTATTCGAACCAGTTCTCCTAAAAGTTCACTATTTTGTTTATATCGAAGGACGGGACATACGGGTGTGGTCCTAAAATATTCACctatgtccaattaggcaaaaggtaataattaaaccATTTTTGCCACGGTGGGGTGAGATTGAATAAAAACTCACACCATTTGATGGTCTACATCGACCCGGATTTTGGTTTGGTTTTCGTGTTTGTGCCGCTTTTTCGGACATTTTTGTGTGTAATACCTCTACAAGACTTGTTAGTTCGCGTCGCGATAAACTCTAAGTAAAAGGAAGTGAAGTTATTGTGTGTGGTTAGTAGCTGCCGCCTGTTGCTTTATCAATTGGACTAATTTGGTGagctctttccattttttaattgttGATCTTTTATTGCTGATCCAAGGTAAACTCTGCTCAAAGACATTTTACGGTCAAAAACACTTTTGTAGACATTTAACGTAGACGCTGTATCTCTCTGTGAAACTTAGACTCTTATTCTCTCGCCGCGCTTGTTAATTGACAAAAAACTCTCCAGTGTAATTTAGATTTTACCGCGTATCGATAGACTCTCTCTCGCCGTGTGTTCAATCGAATTCGGGATAGAAATGGAAGACCTCAAGAAAAAAAGGACGCCTTTGAAGGCTAAAATTACAAGGATCGAAAACTGGCTCTCACAAAAGGCTAGTACGGAAAAGGATGCGCTACAATTTCAATTTCGGCAAACAgaattaaaaacctgttttttaaaatatgaagaaataatGGATCAGATAGACGAGATTGATGAAGCCGGTACTGAAGCAGAAGACAGGGTAAcaactgagcaaaaatatttctcTATTCTCGCGGGCCTACAGCGTAAGATGGACGAGTTATTGTTGGGCCCCCCTCCTCTCAGATCAAATAGCACTCAGTCAACTGTGGCCACTGCTAAGGTTAGGCTTCCGGAGATCACCATGCAAACGTTCTGCGGGTCATTCTCTGAGTTCAACTCGTTCTACCAGCTCTTCGAGACGCTAATAGTGAACAATGAAGAACTCAATAATGTGCAACGATTTATTTACCTTAAATCGTTCCTGCGAAATGAACCCCTCCAGTTGATCGACAACATCGAAGTTATCGACGAAAATTTCGATATAGCTGTAAAAACTCTCAAAGATCGTTACGAAAACAAATCGCGAGTGATTAGCTTACACATTCAAAAATTGTTAAAGGCTCCATCTCTAGTTAAAAGTAATTCAAAGGCATTACGCGAATTTTTAACTCTAGCTCAGCAGACGCTGCTCGCTTTGAAAAATATGTCCGTACCAATTGAGCATTGGGATTTActattaattgaaatatttttacaaaaattagatttttctaCACATAGGGCCTTTGAATATGATATTGGGACAAAGACCTTACCTACCCTTTCacagttttttaaatttctcgAGAAAAAGTGTGATATTCAGGAAAAATTAAATGTTTCAGATCATGATAAAAAGGTTAATAACAGGTCTCAATCAAAAACATCTTTCTTCTCATCAGTTGACCAACCATCACACTCTTTCTCTGATAATAATTGTACTTTTTGCAGAAGTAATGCTCATAAGGTTTATCAGTGTAATGATTTTAAATGCCTCTCTTTAcaggaaaaatttaattttgtaaaaggtaagaaACTGTGTTTTAATTGTTTGGGTAGTAAACATTTCTCTCAAGATTGCGGCTCTACTCGATCATGTACTTTGTGTGGGGGTCATCATCACTCATCCCTCCATGGAACCTCTGAAAATGTCTCTTCCTCTAGGAACATCAATAGGCAAGCTCTCTCTCGTGAGCGCAATGCTCAAACTCCTCAAAATTCTCAAGGTGCTTCTCGTGTTGTCGCTCCCATATCTACTCAGCATTCTTTTAATAATCGCAGCCAAAATGAAGCTTCTACTAGCTCATCCAGACCTCCTTTAGATATGCAAAAGTCTCCAGATTCTCAGGCAGCCACATCTCTCTCCGCTTTATCAGTTAAAACTGATGTATTGTTGGCTACCGCTTTAGTAACCGTTTATTCGAAAGACGGCAGACCCATGCATGCCAGAGCGCTCCTAGATAATGGGAGCCAACATTCGTTTATCTCTCGTGATTTGGTTGAGAAGTTAAAACTCATCCCTTATTTTAAACAGCTACAGATATCAACCATATCCGAAAACACCTCACTCTCAAACGAAATGTTAAACTTAGAATTTTTCCCCTATAATGTAAAGGACAGAAGTTTTAAA
Protein-coding regions in this window:
- the LOC126893006 gene encoding uncharacterized protein LOC126893006; its protein translation is MEDLKKKRTPLKAKITRIENWLSQKASTEKDALQFQFRQTELKTCFLKYEEIMDQIDEIDEAGTEAEDRVTTEQKYFSILAGLQRKMDELLLGPPPLRSNSTQSTVATAKVRLPEITMQTFCGSFSEFNSFYQLFETLIVNNEELNNVQRFIYLKSFLRNEPLQLIDNIEVIDENFDIAVKTLKDRYENKSRVISLHIQKLLKAPSLVKSNSKALREFLTLAQQTLLALKNMSVPIEHWDLLLIEIFLQKLDFSTHRAFEYDIGTKTLPTLSQFFKFLEKKCDIQEKLNVSDHDKKVNNRSQSKTSFFSSVDQPSHSFSDNNCTFCRSNAHKVYQCNDFKCLSLQEKFNFVKGKKLCFNCLGSKHFSQDCGSTRSCTLCGGHHHSSLHGTSENVSSSRNINRQALSRERNAQTPQNSQGASRVVAPISTQHSFNNRSQNEASTSSSRPPLDMQKSPDSQAATSLSALSVKTDVLLATALLQISTISENTSLSNEMLNLEFFPYNVKDRSFKTSFAVLDSITCRLPRATIDRSKIKVPQDLTLADPSYSVPGKIDLLLAGDIYSELLTDGFIRLGKNLPILQNTHLGYVIFGTINPQVFHRNSHLAISQSNVSLFVQSEPEENQLDKLLQQFFEIEEVPLVSKLTPDEELAEQIFSKTTLVLPSGRFQL